The sequence GAAATCTCATTCGAGGCATTGCGGCAAAGTGGTGTTGCGCCTGCCGCACCAAGTTGAGCGACTGAAGTGCGTCCTGTTTGTGTGTTCATCACCAAACCCCAACCGCCGCCATTTGTTCCAAAAAAACCGACGCTATTGTCAGTTTCCATCCCGACGAAGGCGCGATCCTGGTTTGGCGTATTCTGAAAAAACCAGAAGCCGGCGGTATTTGTAGGTCCGGTATCGCCGATGTTTTGCTTAAACCGCGACCTGCCGACCACATCCAACCGGAATCCTGGCGTCGTCGTGCCGATGCCGACATTTCCGCCAAATAATCCATTGCCGCTGATGTTGAAATTGCCCGTTTGTTGCGATGTCGAATTTTGAATAAAATTCGCGCCGCCATTGGCCGTCGTAATGTATTGATTCGCGGCTATTCCGCCGAGCGATAGCGCGTTGTTCGTGGTTTCCGAGAGCAGACTCTTTATCGAATACGGTGAACTGTTGACTTGTTGCCGCGGCGTCAGAACCGCAAATGTGCCGCTGCCCGCAGGTCTGACGCGAATTTCCAAAAAACGGTCTGCGCCTGTAAAAAGTTGCGGCCCCCAGTTTATCGGAAGCGTGAAAACGCCATTCGTAACCAGCCATGGCGTAAAACTAGCGGTCGTAATTTGGTTGCCTCCGGTTGCCGCGTCAAACAAAGCAATTTGAAAATCGTAGTTGCCGTTTGCCGGATTCGCACCGT is a genomic window of Acidobacteriota bacterium containing:
- a CDS encoding tail fiber domain-containing protein, which codes for MKRFENCILILVVGLILAAQTVSAQTTGFTYQGNLKDGANPANGNYDFQIALFDAATGGNQITTASFTPWLVTNGVFTLPINWGPQLFTGADRFLEIRVRPAGSGTFAVLTPRQQVNSSPYSIKSLLSETTNNALSLGGIAANQYITTANGGANFIQNSTSQQTGNFNISGNGLFGGNVGIGTTTPGFRLDVVGRSRFKQNIGDTGPTNTAGFWFFQNTPNQDRAFVGMETDNSVGFFGTNGGGWGLVMNTQTGRTSVAQLGAAGATPLCRNASNEISLCSSSLRYKNNINPFGSGLALISRLRPVSFNWLANNQFDFGLVAEEVAAVEPLLASYNDKGEVEGVKYDRLGVVLINAVGEQQKQIEAQHREIEQLRIELAALKSLVCASNQSSAICKP